In the genome of Zootoca vivipara chromosome 6, rZooViv1.1, whole genome shotgun sequence, the window CAACCATCTAGTTGAACGTGGGCCATTTATATTATCCATACCGTAATATTATCATTCGGAAATATGAATACAGTCCGCTACTTTTTTTGCCCAAAGTGCCCCATTTCATAGGCACCGAAGTCCCCTAAGGGCTTCCTCAAGCAACACTAAATCAATTAGCTTTCTCCCATCTTGCCTTTCTGCAGCTGAATTCCACAGCTACTCTGAATAAATATGTCAAGACTCTGAACTTGCCCAAGTCCAGTGGTTACCTCTCCAAGGGGACATCCTGCAGTGTGGCAGGTTGGGACCGGATCTACAAAGATCTGCTTCCAAAAACACTCTATGAGACGAACATCACCATCTCTGACTGTAGGTCCTCTTCAGATCTCAATGTTGGGAAGGTCTGTGCCGGGAGACGCGATGAGCCTGAGGATTCTTTCAAGGTGaggggcagcagaagcagcaagtgACAGCATCAGAGGTGGGGGAGCTGTACGCCTTCCCACCCTTCTGAGGGATCATTCACTTCTCCAAGAAATTGAACATGGGCTTGTATTCTGCTAAGGGCTCCTGCCCACTTTCATTTTCCTGCTACTTTcccaggggaaaaaccattctTTAGAGCTCAATCGGTGCAAACAGCCATCAAGGTTTGCATGGACTGCCGGTTGTTCCAATTTAGAAGTTAAATAGTTGGTTTTCCTTGGGAAAGGAAAaagtggatgagccctaagtccTACggagagcagacccactgaaatcaacactCATTGTGTCTCATAGTATCACGGGATGCTACCCTAGGTCTGGCTAATATTTTAGACACAAGCAGAGCTAATTTATGCTTTCTGAACTAATAGCAGAACTGAAATTTGATCATCTTTGATCATATAGTTAGCTTTGATCAGTAGTTCTCCGCTCAAGTAATATTGACATAAAGAATACATTATCAGAAAGAgcacatagaaatgcatatatttgtaaaaCTAATGCACAAAAACGCATTTGATTAGACAGACATTGCCTacccaaatgtgtatattagcggAAATGTGCACAAAGATCTCCACTCAGATTTGACAGATCAAACCAACCCTAACCCGGCATTTGCCCTGGTTCAAGCACGAGAGTTGGCCACAACGGGAATCCAAATCTTCCCCCAGCTGCcatctttgttctctctctcctctccacagGGCGATTCGGGTGGCCCTTTGGTGTGCAATGATGTGGCACAAGGAATCGTCTCGTATGGCAATCCCTGCCCTCCTGGAGTTTACACTCGTATCGCCCACTACCTTCCTTGGATCAAGAAAACCATGAAATTGTGAACAGAAGAAGCAACTGCAGTGACATTGTGGCTTCTTCTTGTTCTAATGCTTCTGCTTGCATGAATAACCTGCTTGGCTTGCCTTCTGCaacaaaatatgcacacacacacagacccagTCAATGGCTGTGaaaaacacaaaaccccacagTATCAGATGTTCCCAACAGAACGGTGTTTGGGCAAGTGCCTTCACAGCCTTCCTCCTCTTGAAGGAAATCCCTCTCACCCTCTCGCCTCCTTGTTTCCCAGCAGCCCTCTTCCTGGGATCTTTGCTCCTCCAGGTCTTTCCTCTCCCTTAAAGCCATTCTGCCCCTTCTCTCTCGATATCCCCATATGCCTGAAACTCTCTCCCTGAGCTCTACAGAGCTCTAGCTCCCTCAAGCAGCtcctttcttctcccttcctttttttttaaacataatttttattgattttacaaattacaaaattacaaaaaacggtacatacataaacaccttttccaccttcttcccaccctcctccatgggtcctcccctgccacagaagtatcccacgcaggtgggcagtcagagatggtccattttatgattagatttctgtcctcctccccctcccctgtccccaaagcccccccccctgccaccagagagctccaggaaaccagggcagtatGCAGGAAGACATCCACCCAACCAACTGTTCTTATACCAAAAaagagttaaaaaagaaaaaaagacaaaaaagagaaaaaagaaaaacaaaaaggaaaaacaaaacaagacaaaaataatcctttttccattcataattactaaaccatattttgtgggcttccccaacctcccccttccccggttttcaccccttttttatcctcttcaacagtttcttattctataaaataattacctttgtaccttatactactttaaaacttaactattatcattttcaccaaatatccaaatcactgaaaaatcaaactcctattttctcttcccgtgcctaatttttccccctctataagcctccatattttcacctttttccgaaatcaattcacttttaagctataactattctcaatctaacctttcatccccaatttccggttccaaccccccaatccagcaagttccgtagtcagcagtccagttttaatcctaacaATCCGTCCTATTAATCACAacctcactttcccttcaccccaccccctttttgcagtattttgccatccaggcctccatacagcacccctgagtttcttctcttctctgcttattttttttctcttccctgtGGGTATTCTGGAGTTCtagtaaatccaatcgtacccccctcagaggaggggcactccacctgactttttgtagagtaaaatcgtCTTTtctttcgtggtgggcttcattttgtattatattgtcacagtcctcatcttcatcttttcgttccaaatcacagtccccatcattgtcaaagtcctccaaatcactgtcattgtcattctcacactcgtcttcctcagtttcagtagcttcatcctctaagaacccatattctgccatcaccatctggaattgttgctttaactcttgctgttgtgtctcctcttgacatagtcctattcttgtttcccacattatggtcaaaacagtccgctggaactcaggcgagtacctttttgttgacatagttcaatcctatcaaggtcaaaacttgtcacatggggtggaaaatggtcacagtttattttctcgactccattttaacaagctggctgcattctccaaaTCTTATTAGAAATAAAGTTCAGACTCACACATTTTTttacacatttcaaaagcatataaaccagaAAAGGATTTCCAGAGAGTccaagaatagaaataaaaataaagttccacttataaatcctgatcaactcactgggttgtctgggccgCCGGCTTccggggaaaagaaaggtctttcttgatcttaacctctttctgcagggtttCACGACcgcagtctttctccccttttaccctgcttctaggggagatcctctttgatgcctttgagggaaccttttaaattgaaatcttctatttacggcttcgggtttctatttactgtctcttagattgccggtggggggggtggcttcctctttttccccctctctcccaaatccaaattgttttataatccaaatcgtaagattacttacactcttatttccaatcgttttttttcagaaaaatccagcgctctccgccttcggcttgaagcttctc includes:
- the LOC118086039 gene encoding granzyme H-like; this translates as MVLADPLRSQIVGGHEAQPHSRPYMAALKYPNGFLACGGFLVAPQWVMTAAHCNGNYRVTLGAHNIYIKEPSQQVFSVETNYKHPDYNMFTTSNDIRLLKLNSTATLNKYVKTLNLPKSSGYLSKGTSCSVAGWDRIYKDLLPKTLYETNITISDCRSSSDLNVGKVCAGRRDEPEDSFKGDSGGPLVCNDVAQGIVSYGNPCPPGVYTRIAHYLPWIKKTMKL